CCCGAAGCCGGTAGCTCTCGCCCCGGATGTTGATGACGTGGCTGTGGTGAAGCAACCGGTCGAGGATGGCGGTGGCGATCACCGAATCACCCAACACTTCGCCCCACTCGGCAAAGCCCTTGTTACTGGTCAAGATGATGCTGCCCCGTTCATAACGGGCCGAGATCAGGCGAGAGTTCTGAAAAACCGGCGGAAAGCTCAACCCATGGGCCGAAGGGGGTTGCCAACGATTGGATGGGATACGTGGCACTACGGGTGATCGGCGCTGCAAGGTGGCCCGGCTTGCTACGGACCCGTTCAAGCGGCCGCCCACTCCATGGCCCGCCTCTTCCCATGTCCACTACCACGTGCGTCTTGCAATCGCCGAGCCATCTTCTTGGCGTTGAGCACCAGGCAGGTGAGCAGCACCTGAATCGCCGTCCGTTCCCGTCCCCGTAACGGCTTCGCCCGAGGCCGTGCCACTGCTTGGCCTCCCCAAAGGTGCGCTCAATGACCGTTTCGCACCCGCAAGGCCCGTTTCAGCCCCCGCGGCCGGTTCGCTTCCGTACCCGGATGCCAGTACAGCACCTTCCGCGTCTGGCTCCGGCTCAGGCAACGCCCCGCCCGGGGGCAGCCGCGGCAGGCTCGCTCGGAAAAGTACACCAGCCACCCCCCGCGCTGGTGCGGGCTCTGGCCGATGGAGCGGTGGCCCTCGGGACAGATCCACTGCCGGCGGCGCTTGTCGTACGTGAACCCTTGCTTGGGCAGCCTTTGCCTTTGCGTCCGCTGGGGGATGTACGGACGGATGCCTTGCCGAACGAGATCCTCCCTCAACCTCGTGGCGTCATACGCCTGTCCGCCACCAGCCGCCGTGGCCGGAGCCCCTGGACGCGCGCTTGTTCCACCAGCGCCGGCGCCCCTTCGAGGTCGCTCGCGTTCCCCGCCGTCACCGTCGCCGCCAGCACAAAGCCGGTCTCATCCGTCGCCAGATGCATCTTGTAGCCGAAAAAAGGCTTCTCCCGGCGCTGGTGTCCCCAACGCGCCTCCGGGTCCGCGTAGCTCGCCACCCGTTCGTCCTTCAGCACCCGCTCCACTTGCTTCCGTACGCGTCGCACCGCCGGTGCCTTCGCGGCTTGCCGCGACGTGATCGCCGCCAGCAAGGCTTCCGTCCGTTCCTGTTCCGCCTGCAGCAGCTGATCCTGATCTTCATAGGTCGCGTCCGGCACCGGCTCGGCCAGCGCCTCCAGTTCCTTCGCCACCGGCGGCGCCGCCTGCCGGACGGCTTGCAGCAGCCGCTGCCGCCCCTCCCGCAAAAGCTGCACCCGTGTGCGGGCGGCCGCATGGGCCACCACCGGGCTGGAGTCCATCACCAGCCAGCGGCCTTTCAGGCACCCTTCGCTCGTGCCTGCTCCACCAGCCGGTGCAGCAGCCGCTGCCACCGCGCCTCCCCCAACCGCTGCCGAAACCGCACCAGCGTCGTGTCGTCGGGAATCGCGTCCTCCCAGCCAAGGCGGCAGAAGTAGCGATAGAGACGTTGAGCGCAGCTGCTGGCAGACCTGCACGTCCGACAGGTTGGCCCACACCGCCAGAAGAGGATGCGCACCAGCTGCTCCGCGGATACGAAGGCCGGCCTTGATCGCGCTGTACAATCGCCGTCTCTTCCTCCACGAACGAGAAATCGACAGCCCGGTCGATGTCCAGGAGGGGATGGTCCGCCGGCAGCATGTGGTTGAAGAGGATCTCATCGAAGAAGTTCCGCTGCTGATCCAACCGTCCCAACATGGTGCACCGGCCCCGGTTTCGGTATCGTCTCCATAGGGGTTTTTCGCTTTGCGTCCTGCCAGTCCTTGCCGAAAAAGCAAAGGAGTTTTTCAGAGCCCTCTTGACGAGAGTTCTGAAAAACCGGCGGAAAGCTCAACCCATGGGCCGAAGGGGGTTGCCAACGATTGGATGGGATACGTGGCACTACGGGTGATCGGCGCTGCAAGGTGGCCCGGCTTGCTACGGACCCGTTCAAGCGGCCGCCCACTCCATGGCCCGCCTCTTCCCATGTCCACTACCACGTGCGTCTTGCAATCGCCGAGCCATCTTCTTGGCGTTGAGCACCAGGCAGGTGAGCAGCACCTGAATCGCCGTCCGTTTCCCGTCCCCGGTAACGGCTTCGCCCGAGGCCGTGCCACTGCTTGGCCTCCCCAAAGGTGCGCTCATGACCGTTCGCACCCGCAAGGCCCGTTTCAGCCCCCGCGGCCGGTTCGCTTCCGTACCCGGATGCCAGTACAGCACCTTCCGCGTCTGGCTCCGGCTCAGGCAACGCCCCGCCCGGGGGCAGCCGCGGCAGGCTCGCTCGGAAAAGTACACCAGCCACCCCCGCTGGTGCGGGCTCTGGCCGATGGAGCGGTGGCCCTCGGGACAGATCCACTGCCGGCGGCGCTTGTCGTACGTGAACCCTTGCTTGGGCAGCCTTTGCCTTTGCGTCCGCTGGGGGATGTACGGACGGATGCCTTGCCGAACGAGATCCTCCCTCAACCTCGTGGCGTCATACGCCTTGTCCGCCACCAGCCGCCGTGGCCGGAGCCCCTGGACGCGCGCTTGTTCCACCAGCGCCGGCGCCCCTTCGAGGTCGCTCGCGTTCCCCGCCGTCACCGTCGCCGCCAGCACAAAGCCGGTCTCATCCGTCGCCAGATGCATCTTGTAGCCGAAAAAAGGCTTCTCCCGGCGCTGGTGTCCCCAACGCGCCTCCGGGTCCGCGTAGCTCGCCACCCGTTCGTCCTTCAGCACCCGCTCCACTTGCTTCCGTACGCGTCGCACCGCCGGTGCCTTCGCGGCTTGCCGCGACGTGATCGCCGCCAGCAAGGCTTCCGTCCGTTCCTGTTCCGCCTGCAGCAGCTGATCCTGATCTTCATAGGTCGCGTCCGGCACCGGCTCGGCCAGCGCCCAGTTCCTTCGCCACCGGCGGCGCCGCCTGCCGGACGGCTTGCAGCAGCCGCTGCCGCCCTCCCCGCAAAAGCTGCACCCGTGTGCGGGCGGCCGCATGGGCCACCACCGGGCTGGAGTCCATCACCAGCCAGCGGCCTTTCAGGCACCCCTTCGCTCGTGCCTGCTCCACCAGCCGGTGCAGCAGCCGCTGCCACCGCGCCTCCCCCAACCGCTGCCGAAACCGCACCAGCGTCGTGTCGTCGGGAATCGCGTCCTCCCAGCCAAGGCGGCAGAAGTAGCGATAGAGGACGTTGTAGCGCAGCTGCTGGCAGACCTGCACGTCCGACAGGTTGGCCCACACCGCCAGGAAGAGGATGCGCACCAGCTGCTCCGGCGGATACGAAGGCCGGCCTTGATCGGCGCTGTACCGATCGGCCGTCTCTTCCTCCACGAACGAGAAATCGACAGCCCGGTCGATGTCCAGGAGGGGATGGTCCGCCGGCAGCATGTGTTGAAGAGGATCTCATCGAAGAAGTTCCGCTGCTGATCCAACCGTCCCAACATGGTGCACCGGCCCCGGTTTCGGTATCGTCTCCATAGGGGTTTTTCGCTTTGCGTCCTGCCAGTCCTTGCCGAAAAAGCAAAGGAGTTTTTCAGAGCCCTCTTGACGAGAGTTCTGAAAAACCGGCGGAAAGCTCAACCCATGGGGCCGAAGGGGGTTGCCAACGATTGGATGGGATACGTGGCACTACGGGTGATCGGCGCTGCAAGGTGGCCCGGCTTGCTACGGACCCGTTCAAGCGGCCGCCCACTCCATGGCCCGCCTCTTCCCATGTCCACTACCACGTGCGTCTTGCAATCGCCGAGCCATCTTCTTGGCGTTGAGCACCAGGCAGGTGAGCAGCACCTGAATCGCCGTCCGTTCCCGTCCCCGGTAACGGCTTCGCCCGAGGCCGTGCCACTGCTTGGCCTCCCCAAAGGTGCGCTCAATGACCGTTCGCACCCGCAAGGCCCGTTTCAGCCCCCGCGGCCGGTTCGCTTCCGTACCCGGATGCCAGTACAGCACCTTCCGCGTCTGGCTCCGGCTCAGGCAACGCCCCGCCCGGGGGCAGCCGCGGCAGGCTCGCTCGGAAAAGTACACCAGCCACCCCCCGCGCTGGTGCGGGCTCTGGCCGATGGAGCGGTGGCCCTCGGGACAGATCCACTGCCGGCGGCGCTTGTCGTACGTGAACCCTTGCTTGGGCAGCCTTTGCCTTTGCGTCCGCTGGGGGATGTACGGACGGATGCCTTGCCGAACGAGATCCTCCCTCAACCTCGTGGCGTCATACGCCTTGTCCGCCACCAGCCGCCGTGGCCGGAGCCCCTGGACGCGCGCTTGTTCCACCAGCGCCGGCGCCCCTTCGAGGTCGCTCGCGTTCCCCGCCGTCACCGTCGCCGCCAGCACAAAGCCGGTCTCATCCGTCGCCAGATGCATCTTGTAGCCGAAAAAAGGCTTCTCCCGGCGCTGGTGTCCCCAACGCGCCTCCGGGTCCGCGTAGCTCGCCACCCGTTCGTCCTTCAGCACCCGCTCCACTTGCTTCCGTACGCGTCGCACCGCCGGTGCCTTCGCGGCTTGCCGCGACGTGATCGCGCCAGCAAGGCTTCCGTCCGTTCCTGTTCCGCCTGCAGCAGCTGATCCTGATCTTCATAGGTCGCGTCCGGCACCGGCTCGGCCAGCGCCTCCAGTTCCTTCGCCACCGGCGGCGCCGCCTGCCGGACGGCTTGCAGCAGCCTGCCCGCCCTCCCGCAAAAGCTGCACCCGTGTGCGGGCGGCCGCATGGGCCACCACCGGGCTGGAGTCCATCACCAGCCAGCGGCCTTTCAGGCACCCCTTCGCTCGTGCCTGCTCCACCAGCCGGTGCAGCAGCCGCTGCCACCGCGCCTCCCCCAACCGCTGCCGAAACCGCACCAGCGTCGTGTCGTCGGGAATCGCGTCCTCCCAGCCAAGGCGGCAGAAGTAGCGATAGAGGACGTTGTAGCGCAGCTGCTGGCAGACCTGCACGTCCGACAGGTTGGCCCACACCGCCAGGAAGAGGATGCGCACCAGCTGCTCCGGCGGATACGAAGGCCGGCCTTGATCGGCGCTGTACCGATCGGCCGTCTCTTCCTCCACGAACGAGAAATCGACAGCCCGGTCGATGTCCAGGAGGGGATGGTCCGCCGGCAGCATGTGGTTGAAGAGGATCTCATCGAAGAAGTTCCGCTGCTGATCCAACCGTCCCAACATGGTGCACCGGCCCCGGTTTCGGTATCGTCTCCATAGGGGTTTTTCGCTTTGCGTCCTGCCAGTCCTTGCCGAAAAAGCAAAGGAGTTTTTCAGAGCCCTCCTTGACTCGACTTTGACACCGTGATCCTTGAGAACCCTTAAGACAGAAGGCTTTCTTGGGCACACGGGGACTACGTACCACTACACTACCCGGCGGGGGTCGTCTCGGGACGTGGCAGCGGCTGCACCCGAGCGGGGGGCGCAGGCCCACGGCCTTGAAGGCCTCGTAGGCCTGCCCGACCAGCTCGGTGCGGGTGAGGTAGGCCTCGCCGTCCAGCTCCACGGCCACGGCGT
The sequence above is drawn from the Thermaerobacter sp. FW80 genome and encodes:
- a CDS encoding transposase translates to MPDATYEDQDQLLQAEQERTEALLAAITSRQAAKAPAVRRVRKQVERVLKDERVASYADPEARWGHQRREKPFFGYKMHLATDETGFVLAATVTAGNASDLEGAPALVEQARVQGLRPRRLVADKAYDATRLREDLVRQGIRPYIPQRTQRQRLPKQGFTYDKRRRQWICPEGHRSIGQSPHQRGWLVYFSERACRGCPRAGRCLSRSQTRKVLYWHPGTEANRPRGLKRALRVRTVMSAPLGRPSSGTASGEAVTGDGKRTAIQVLLTCLVLNAKKMARRLQDARGSGHGKRRAMEWAAA
- a CDS encoding transposase; protein product: MRILFWRCGPTCRTCRSASSCAQRLYRYFCRLGWEDAIPDDTTLVRFRQRLGEARWQRLLHRLVEQARAKGA
- a CDS encoding transposase translates to MRRVRKQVERVLKDERVASYADPEARWGHQRREKPFFGYKMHLATDETGFVLAATVTAGNASDLEGAPALVEQARVQGLRPRRLVADKAYDATRLREDLVRQGIRPYIPQRTQRQRLPKQGFTYDKRRRQWICPEGHRSIGQSPHQRGGWLVYFSERACRGCPRAGRCLSRSQTRKVLYWHPGTEANRPRGLKRALRVRTVIERTFGEAKQWHGLGRSRYRGRERTAIQVLLTCLVLNAKKMARRLQDARGSGHGKRRAMEWAAA
- a CDS encoding transposase, which translates into the protein MLPADHPLLDIDRAVDFSFVEEETADRYSADQGRPSYPPEQLVRILFLAVWANLSDVQVCQQLRYNVLYRYFCRLGWEDAIPDDTTLVRFRQRLGEARWQRLLHRLVEQARAKGCLKGRWLVMDSSPVVAHAAARTRVQLLRGGRQRLLQAVRQAAPPVAKELGAGRAGAGRDL
- a CDS encoding transposase; translation: MLGRLDQQRNFFDEILFNHMLPADHPLLDIDRAVDFSFVEEETADRYSADQGRPSYPPEQLVRILFLAVWANLSDVQVCQQLRYNVLYRYFCRLGWEDAIPDDTTLVRFRQRLGEARWQRLLHRLVEQARAKGCLKGRWLVMDSSPVVAHAAARTRVQLLREGGQAAASRPAGGAAGGEGTGGAGRAGAGRDL
- a CDS encoding transposase, yielding MDSSPVVAHAAARTRVQLLREGRQRLLQAVRQAAPPVAKELEALAEPVPDATYEDQDQLLQAEQERTEALLAAITSRQAAKAPAVRRVRKQVERVLKDERVASYADPEARWGHQRREKPFFGYKMHLATDETGFVLAATVTAGNASDLEGAPALVEQARVQGLRPRRLVADRRMTPRG